One window from the genome of Enterobacter asburiae encodes:
- the ribB gene encoding 3,4-dihydroxy-2-butanone-4-phosphate synthase, whose protein sequence is MNQTLLSSFGTSTQRVEQALDALREGRGVMVLDDENRENEGDMIFAAENMTVEQMALTIRHGSGIVCLCITEDRRKQLELPMMVENNTSAFGTGFTVTIEAAHGVTTGVSAADRLTTVRAAIADGAKPSDLHRPGHVFPLRAQAGGVLTRGGHTEATIDLVTLAGFKPAGVLCELTNDDGTMARAPECITFARLHNMPVVTIEDLVEYRQAHERKAS, encoded by the coding sequence ATGAATCAGACGCTACTTTCCTCTTTTGGCACTTCAACTCAACGTGTTGAACAAGCACTGGATGCACTGCGCGAAGGCCGCGGTGTGATGGTGCTTGACGATGAAAACCGTGAAAACGAAGGCGACATGATTTTCGCCGCCGAAAACATGACCGTTGAACAGATGGCGCTGACCATCCGTCACGGCAGCGGCATCGTATGCCTGTGTATTACCGAAGATCGTCGTAAGCAGCTCGAGCTGCCGATGATGGTCGAAAACAACACCAGCGCCTTCGGTACCGGTTTTACCGTGACCATTGAAGCGGCGCACGGCGTGACCACCGGTGTGTCTGCGGCTGACCGTCTGACCACCGTACGTGCCGCGATTGCAGACGGTGCGAAGCCATCCGATCTGCATCGTCCAGGCCACGTCTTCCCTCTGCGTGCGCAGGCGGGCGGCGTGCTGACCCGCGGCGGTCACACCGAAGCGACCATCGACCTGGTGACGCTGGCAGGCTTCAAACCTGCAGGCGTGCTGTGTGAACTGACCAACGATGACGGCACCATGGCGCGTGCGCCGGAGTGCATCACCTTTGCTCGTCTGCACAATATGCCGGTCGTGACGATTGAAGATCTGGTTGAGTATCGCCAGGCGCACGAGCGCAAAGCCAGCTGA
- a CDS encoding fimbrial protein: MRKLTNLLFILLVSVLPLKEALALDCYLGGSGGPVEETKTISPFAIPSNAQVGEKIWESDDIKIPVTCDHNVVSGFEKEDIFAWVNPYPAASDPYYELGVTYEGMDYDATGQPNGVDTRQCLDNHSILIYTPDQIRQMGWENLICSGNADDIHTSRTFIARLRLYVKIKAMPPHGYVSSLGDYIVVQFDGKGGVNQMADAKNLKYHITGLQNITVLDCGAAFSIYPENQEIDFGTFSARDIVNQQTRKRTFSVKTTKVQDAQCSDGFKMDSSFYTSESLTANDTALLIGNGLKLRILNGTEPYAFNHYNEYADFTGSTLQYQQDYTAELSPVEGKAIQSGPFETVVLFKINYH, translated from the coding sequence ATGCGAAAGCTCACTAACCTACTGTTTATTCTGCTGGTTTCGGTACTGCCATTAAAAGAGGCGCTGGCGCTCGACTGCTATCTGGGTGGCTCCGGCGGTCCCGTTGAAGAAACCAAAACCATCTCGCCGTTTGCCATCCCCAGTAATGCGCAGGTGGGTGAAAAAATTTGGGAGTCGGATGACATCAAAATCCCGGTGACATGCGACCACAACGTTGTCAGCGGTTTTGAAAAAGAAGATATCTTCGCATGGGTAAACCCTTACCCTGCGGCTTCGGACCCTTACTATGAGCTTGGCGTGACCTATGAAGGGATGGATTACGATGCAACCGGCCAGCCTAATGGCGTTGACACTCGGCAATGTCTGGATAACCACAGTATTCTGATTTATACCCCTGACCAAATCCGTCAGATGGGTTGGGAAAACCTTATTTGTTCCGGGAATGCGGATGATATCCACACCTCGCGCACCTTTATCGCTCGTCTGCGCTTATATGTAAAAATCAAAGCCATGCCGCCCCACGGCTACGTCAGCTCGCTGGGCGATTACATCGTCGTCCAGTTTGACGGTAAAGGCGGCGTGAACCAGATGGCGGACGCAAAAAACCTCAAGTACCACATTACTGGGCTGCAAAACATTACCGTGCTGGACTGCGGGGCGGCGTTCAGTATTTACCCTGAGAACCAGGAGATTGATTTCGGAACCTTTAGCGCGCGCGATATTGTGAATCAACAGACGCGTAAAAGGACCTTTTCGGTGAAGACAACGAAGGTGCAGGATGCTCAGTGTTCAGATGGGTTCAAAATGGACTCGTCGTTCTATACAAGTGAATCGCTTACCGCCAACGATACCGCGCTGCTGATAGGCAATGGCCTGAAGCTGAGGATCCTTAACGGGACCGAGCCCTACGCCTTTAACCACTACAACGAATACGCGGATTTTACGGGCAGCACGCTGCAGTATCAGCAGGATTACACCGCAGAGCTGTCACCGGTCGAAGGAAAAGCGATCCAGTCCGGCCCGTTCGAAACGGTGGTGCTGTTCAAAATTAACTATCACTAG
- a CDS encoding fimbrial biogenesis chaperone: protein MKLTSLKSLCLMLVGTAFTTHAAVNLDRTRIVFPESDKASSLKVENQSKALPYLALSWIEDEKGRKEDTHFMALPPIQRIEAGSASQVRIVKQATTSQLPKDRESLFYFNLREVPPKSSSASEERSVMQVAMQSRIKLFWRPKAITKKPGELAEMRMEISANTKGLTVHNPTPYYITLAWLSKNAKTMLPGFDSLMIAPFATATTSTGDYHGNYYSIGYIDDYGALKKVDAQCAGTAQCTLTERKIDKDAKAH, encoded by the coding sequence ATGAAATTAACCTCACTCAAAAGCCTGTGCCTGATGCTGGTCGGCACAGCATTCACCACCCACGCGGCCGTAAACCTCGACCGCACGCGCATTGTCTTCCCGGAAAGCGACAAAGCCAGCAGCCTGAAGGTTGAAAACCAGAGCAAGGCGCTGCCTTATCTGGCGCTCTCCTGGATTGAAGATGAAAAGGGCCGCAAAGAAGACACGCATTTCATGGCCCTCCCCCCTATTCAACGCATCGAAGCGGGATCCGCGTCGCAGGTCAGGATCGTTAAGCAAGCGACCACCAGCCAGCTGCCAAAAGACAGAGAATCCTTGTTCTATTTCAACCTGCGCGAAGTGCCGCCGAAAAGCAGCAGCGCCAGCGAGGAACGCAGCGTCATGCAGGTTGCGATGCAGAGCCGAATCAAACTGTTCTGGCGTCCAAAAGCGATTACCAAAAAGCCCGGTGAGCTGGCGGAAATGCGCATGGAAATTTCAGCCAATACCAAAGGGCTGACCGTGCATAACCCCACGCCGTATTACATCACCCTCGCGTGGCTCAGTAAGAATGCGAAGACCATGCTGCCGGGCTTTGACAGCCTGATGATCGCGCCTTTCGCAACGGCAACCACGTCTACAGGTGACTATCACGGCAACTACTACAGCATCGGTTACATCGACGATTACGGTGCGCTGAAAAAAGTCGACGCGCAGTGCGCCGGAACGGCTCAATGCACGCTCACCGAACGGAAGATCGATAAAGATGCGAAAGCTCACTAA